A single region of the Eriocheir sinensis breed Jianghai 21 chromosome 53, ASM2467909v1, whole genome shotgun sequence genome encodes:
- the LOC126983207 gene encoding uncharacterized protein LOC126983207, with protein sequence MNSLRSVLVVAPLLALVCMGAVHGAPAPVAYQPYNGGGFGSGSGFGSGSGNGNGGGGGGGGGGGFGHGNGGGSGFGSGFGSGSGNGSGGGGGGGGGGGHGNGGGSGFGSGFGHGGGGSDYSAPQLYYGGGYGR encoded by the exons ATGAACTCCCTTCGCTCTGTC CTGGTGGTGGCGCCGCTGCTGGCACTGGTGTGTATGGGTGCCGTGCACGGCGCCCCGGCCCCCGTCGCCTACCAGCCCTACAACGGCGGCGGCTTTGGCAGCGGTAGTGGCTTTGGCAGCGGTAGTGGCAATGGCaacgggggcggcggcggcggcggcggtggaggcggtTTTGGCCACGGGAACGGCGGTGGCAGCGGCTTTGGCAGCGGCTTTGGCAGTGGTAGTGGCaatggcagcggcggcggcggcggtggtggcggtggcggtggacaCGGAAATGGCGGTGGCAGCGGCTTTGGCAGTGGCTTTGGCCATGGGGGCGGCGGCTCTGATTACTCCGCTCCCCAGCTATACTACGG TGGCGGCTACGGACGCTAG